One genomic window of Haliotis asinina isolate JCU_RB_2024 chromosome 4, JCU_Hal_asi_v2, whole genome shotgun sequence includes the following:
- the LOC137281381 gene encoding serpin B8-like — protein MAPRLIFTICSCALLIAVVYATLEAYGNHDTELAEDAIREKRGVRWRHRHRHRIHRQGDSDGDGDEDDNVNRGRGRGGGGRRQRPGRGRRPGGGRRGGRGQRRIASATDLSDMPQRAQRLITALVGAQNSFTANLHRQVGQPVTDVVYSPFSLHQALTMTFMGAVGNTAFQMKRSLALQGLGRRTRRAAKKLNEVIRNSGNATLKTANGVYVKRGLNVVGDFSDSLHVFYQANISSFDWEHPDGPEGPINEWVSEQTNNLIPDLVAPGTIDSLTAMILVNAIYFKAKWKTPFTASLTTQQMFRKSPTEQVPVQMMQVEGMFKLGTVPGLPARLLELPYEGGRFSMLVMLPNEIQDLPALENGLTVDLLASRLDTVVASDLKVYLPRFKLETAISAKESLQNMGMTDPFMEGMADFSGIVSSGGLYISAVIHKAVVDVNEVGSEAAGASAVIISFESLRITPEIRCDHPFLFIIRDNVSKANLFIGKFSGGA, from the exons ATGGCGCCAAGACTCATTTTCACCATCTGCTCCTGTGCTCTGTTGATAGCTG TGGTGTATGCTACTCTGGAGGCGTATGGTAACCATGACACCGAACTTGCTGAGGATGCGATCAGAGAAAAGAGAGGGGTAAGATGGAGACATCGCCATAGACACAGGATTCACCGACAGGGagatagtgatggtgatggagaTGAAGACGACAACGTTAATAGAGgtagaggaagaggaggaggtgGACGTAGACAAAGACCTGGACGAGGCCGACGACCTGGTGGTGGTAGACGTGGAGGGAGAGGTCAACGTAGGATAGCTAGCGCCACGGATCTATCCGACATGCCTCAAAGAGCACAACGACTTATCACTGCTCTGGTTGGTGCACAGAACAGTTTCACAGCTAATCTTCACCGTCAAGTTGGACAACCTGTTACAGATGTTGTGTACTCTCCTTTCAGCCTACACCAAGCGTTAACAATGACCTTCATGGGAGCTGTTGGTAATACcgcgtttcaaatgaagagatCACTCGCTTTACAGGGACTTGGACGGCGTACGCGTCGAGCAGCAAAGAAGCTTAATGAAGTCATTCGAAATTCTGGTAACGCTACTCTGAAGACGGCGAATGGTGTGTATGTGAAAAGAGGATTGAATGTTGTGGGCGATTTCTCAGACAGCCTGCATGTATTCTACCAGGCTAACATCTCCTCATTCGACTGGGAACACCCAGATGGACCAGAAGGTCCAATTAATGAATGGGTTTCTGAGCAGACGAACAATCTCATTCCGGACCTAGTGGCCCCGGGAACCATAGATTCCTTGACAGCTATGATTCTAGTCAATGCCATCTACTTTAAAGCAAAGTGGAAGACGCCATTTACAGCATCATTAACTACTCAGCAGATGTTCAGAAAGTCGCCTACTGAGCAGGTGCCCGTTCAGATGATGCAAGTAGAAGGAATGTTCAAGTTAGGCACCGTTCCTGGTCTACCTGCCAGACTATTGGAGTTGCCATATGAAGGTGGCCGCTTCAGCATGCTTGTCATGCTTCCCAATGAAATCCAAGACCTACCCGCACTTGAGAACGGGCTGACGGTAGACCTTCTAGCCAGTAGACTGGACACTGTCGTGGCTTCGGACTTGAAGGTATATTTACCTCGTTTCAAACTGGAGACAGCTATATCAGCAAAGGAATCTTTACAAAATATGGGGATGACCGATCCATTCATGGAAGGAATGGCAGATTTTAGCGGCATCGTCAGTAGTGGTGGGCTTTACATCTCTGCTGTAATCCACAAAGCTGTTGTCGATGTCAACGAAGTCGGAAGTGAAGCTGCCGGGGCCTCAGCAGTTATCATTT CTTTCGAATCACTTCGAATAACGCCCGAGATTCGCTGTGATCACCCCTTCCTCTTCATCATCAGAGACAACGTCTCCAAAGCCAACCTCTTCATTGGCAAGTTCTCCGGTGGAGCCTAA
- the LOC137281383 gene encoding serpin B8-like yields MAPRLIFTICSCALLIAVVYATLEAYGNHDTELAEDAIREKRGVRWRHRHRHRIHRQGDSDGDGDEDDNVNRGRGRGGGGRRQRPGRGRRPGGGRRGGRGQRRIASATDLSDMPQRAQRLITALVGAQNSFTANLHRQVGQPVTDVVYSPFSLHQALTMTFMGAVGNTAFQMKRALALQGLGRRTRRAAKKLNGVIRNSGNATLKTANGVYVKRGLNVVGDFSDSLHVFYQANISSFDWEHPDGPEGPINEWVSEQTNNLIPDLVAPGTIDSLTAMILVNAIYFKAKWKTPFTASLTTQQMFRKSPTEQVPVQMMQVEGMFKLGTVPGLPARLLELPYEGDRFSMLVMLPNEIQDLPALENGLTVDLLASRLDTVVASDLKVYLPRFKLETAISAKESLQNMGMTDPFMEGMADFSGIVSSGGLYISDVIHKAVVDVNEVGSEAAGASAVSISLTSIRITPEIRCDHPFLFIIRDNVSKANLFIGKFSGGA; encoded by the exons TGGTGTATGCTACTCTGGAGGCGTATGGTAACCATGACACCGAACTTGCTGAGGATGCGATCAGAGAAAAGAGAGGGGTAAGATGGAGACATCGCCATAGACACAGGATTCACCGACAGGGagatagtgatggtgatggagaTGAAGACGACAACGTTAATAGAGgtagaggaagaggaggaggtgGACGTAGACAAAGACCTGGACGAGGCCGACGACCTGGTGGTGGTAGACGTGGAGGGAGAGGTCAACGTAGGATAGCTAGCGCCACGGATCTATCCGACATGCCTCAAAGAGCACAACGACTTATCACTGCTCTGGTTGGTGCACAGAACAGTTTCACAGCTAATCTTCACCGTCAAGTTGGACAACCTGTTACAGATGTTGTGTACTCTCCATTCAGCCTACACCAAGCGTTAACAATGACCTTCATGGGAGCTGTTGGTAATACcgcgtttcaaatgaagagagCACTCGCTTTACAGGGACTTGGACGGCGTACGCGTCGAGCAGCAAAGAAGCTTAATGGAGTCATTCGAAATTCTGGTAACGCTACTCTGAAGACGGCGAATGGTGTGTATGTGAAAAGAGGATTGAATGTTGTGGGCGATTTCTCAGACAGCCTGCATGTATTCTACCAGGCTAACATCTCCTCATTTGACTGGGAACACCCAGATGGACCAGAAGGTCCAATTAATGAATGGGTTTCTGAGCAGACGAACAATCTCATTCCGGACCTAGTGGCCCCGGGAACCATAGATTCCTTGACAGCTATGATTCTAGTCAATGCCATCTACTTTAAAGCAAAGTGGAAGACGCCATTTACAGCATCATTAACTACTCAGCAGATGTTCAGAAAGTCGCCTACTGAGCAGGTGCCCGTTCAGATGATGCAAGTAGAAGGGATGTTCAAGTTAGGCACCGTTCCTGGTCTACCTGCCAGACTATTGGAGTTGCCATATGAAGGTGACCGCTTCAGTATGCTTGTCATGCTTCCCAATGAAATCCAAGACCTACCCGCACTTGAGAACGGGCTGACGGTAGACCTTCTAGCCAGTAGACTGGACACTGTCGTGGCTTCGGACTTGAAGGTATATTTACCTCGTTTCAAACTGGAGACAGCTATATCAGCAAAGGAATCTTTACAAAATATGGGGATGACCGATCCATTCATGGAAGGAATGGCAGATTTTAGCGGCATCGTGAGCTCAGGTGGGCTTTACATCTCTGATGTAATTCACAAAGCTGTTGTCGATGTCAACGAAGTCGGAAGTGAAGCTGCCGGGGCCTCAGCAGTTAGCATTT CTTTGACATCAATTCGAATAACGCCCGAGATTCGCTGTGATCACCCCTTCCTCTTCATCATCAGAGACAACGTCTCCAAAGCCAACCTCTTCATTGGCAAGTTCTCCGGTGGAGCCTAA